DNA from Streptomyces rishiriensis:
CCATATGAAGGAGGCCCTCCAGGTCATCCCGATGGGGCGCATGGGCACCGCGGCCGAGGTGGCCCAGGCGGCGGTCTTCCTGGCCGCCCCCGCCGCCTCCTACATCACCGGCAAGGTGCTCACCGTCGACGGCGGAATGATCCCCAACTAGCCATCAGCAACCCGTGATCACTCAGCATTTGCCCCTCCATGAAAGGAACGCCACCGTGTCCGTCGCCACCTTCGAGGACATCCGCAGCCAGGCCGAGACCCGCCTGGAGAAGAACATGAAGGTCAAGTCGATGATCGTCGACCGTCTTGGCCTGGACGTCGAGCCGGCCGTCGTCTCCGACAACCAGCCGCTGTTCGGCCGCGGTCTGGAGATGGACTCGCTGGACACCCTCGAGATCGTCGTCATGGTCAACAACGAGTACGACGTGCTGATCAGCGACGACGACTTCGAGGCCTTCGGATCCATCAACGCCCTGGTCGACTTCATCGAAGCCCGCGAGGTCTGAGCATGACGATCGCCTCCGAGGCCCCCGCACGGCCGAAGCAGAAGTACAGCTACTCCTCCGACGACATCAAGCGGATGCTGCCGCACCGCTGGCCGATGCTGATGATCGACCGTGCCTACGACGTCGTCCCCGGTGTCTCGGGCCGCGGCGTGAAGAGCGTCTCGGTGAACGAGCCCTTCTTCGCCGGGCACTACCCCGACCACTCGATCATGCCGGGCGTGATGATCGTCGAGGCGATGGCCCAGCTGGTGGCCGTCGTGTACGTCGCCGAGATCATCGAGGCGGCCGGGGC
Protein-coding regions in this window:
- a CDS encoding acyl carrier protein encodes the protein MSVATFEDIRSQAETRLEKNMKVKSMIVDRLGLDVEPAVVSDNQPLFGRGLEMDSLDTLEIVVMVNNEYDVLISDDDFEAFGSINALVDFIEAREV
- the fabZ gene encoding 3-hydroxyacyl-ACP dehydratase FabZ codes for the protein MTIASEAPARPKQKYSYSSDDIKRMLPHRWPMLMIDRAYDVVPGVSGRGVKSVSVNEPFFAGHYPDHSIMPGVMIVEAMAQLVAVVYVAEIIEAAGAPEGGDPSESVGYLGSISSMKFSRLVVPGDQLTLDARLGQRLGGLRQVSVRASVGSEPAAAGSLIVTTGRKA